The Streptomyces sp. NBC_00459 DNA segment CACGAGGACGCCCCGCTGGAACGCTTCCACCGCATCGACTTCCACATCGTGATGCTGTTCGACGACGGCCCGGTCACCCACATGATCGACTTCGCCGAGTACGAGGCGGCGGCGGGCGACCTGCTGTGGATCCGCCCCGGTCAGGTCCATCGCTTCTCCCGCACCACCGCGTACCGCGGCACCGTCCTCACCATGCAACCCGGTTTCCTGCCCCGGACCACGGTCGAGGCGACCGGCCTCTACCACTACGACCTGCCCCCGCTGCTGCGCCCGGACGCGCCCCAACTCGCCGGTCTGCGGGCGGCCCTGGCCCAGCTGGGCCGCGAGTACGAGGACACGGCCACCCTCCCGATCGGCCTGCACACCTCCGTACTGCGCCACTCCCTCACCGCGTTCTTGCTGCGTCTGTCCCACCTCGCGACGAGCTCGGCCCAGGGGGCGGGAGGCCGGACCGACACCACGTTCACCCTGTTCAGGGACGCGGTGGAGAAGGGCTTCGCCACCAACCACAGCGTCAGCGTGTACGCCGACGCCCTCGGTTACTCCCGTCGCACCCTCGTCCGCGCGGTGCGCGCGGCGACCGGTGAGACGCCCAAGGGCTTCATCGACAAACGCGTGATCCTGGAGGCCAAGCGTCTGCTGGCGCACACCACCCTGCCGATCGGGCGCGTCGGTGCCGCTGTCGGTTTCCCGGACGCGGCGAACTTCTCCAAGTTCTTCCAGCTGCACACGGGGGCCGCGCCGGCGGCGTTCCGGGCGGAGCTGGCCCGATAGCGCCGGGAGGGGCGGGCCGACCGGCCCGCCCCTCCGTCATCGCCGTACAACACCCCTGTCAGTGACCGAAGTTGAACCAGTTCACGTTCACGAAGTCCTGCGCCTGCCCGCTGGTGAAGGTCAGATAGACGTCATGGGTGCCGGTGACGGAACTGATGTTCGCCGGAACCGTCCGCCAGCTCTGCCAGCCGCCCGTGTTGGCGATCGAGAAGCTGCCGATCGGTGTGCTCGTGCGGCTGTCGAGGCGTACCTCGACCAGTCCGCTCACGCCCGAGTTCGCGCCGCTCGCGACCCTGGCGACGAACTGGGTGGCAGCCGTGGAGCCGAAGTTGACGTTCTGGTAGAGCGCCCAGTCGCCGTTGGCGAGCGAGCCGATGTTCTGTCCACCGCCGGTGTCGGTGGTGGTCTCCGTGCTGGTGCCCGACTGGCTGTTGTACGACTCGGCCTGGACGGCGCTGTACGCGTCCCGGGTCCCGGTCGGCGGGGGCGTGGTGGTG contains these protein-coding regions:
- a CDS encoding helix-turn-helix domain-containing protein yields the protein MADRTTQDTIQGGDGIRTFPFPVDLSVLGVGMQVGPMSPDRTWHEDAPLERFHRIDFHIVMLFDDGPVTHMIDFAEYEAAAGDLLWIRPGQVHRFSRTTAYRGTVLTMQPGFLPRTTVEATGLYHYDLPPLLRPDAPQLAGLRAALAQLGREYEDTATLPIGLHTSVLRHSLTAFLLRLSHLATSSAQGAGGRTDTTFTLFRDAVEKGFATNHSVSVYADALGYSRRTLVRAVRAATGETPKGFIDKRVILEAKRLLAHTTLPIGRVGAAVGFPDAANFSKFFQLHTGAAPAAFRAELAR